The following proteins are encoded in a genomic region of Ornithinibacillus sp. 4-3:
- the pruA gene encoding L-glutamate gamma-semialdehyde dehydrogenase, giving the protein MTYLYKREPFTDFTLSQNKKEFQNTLEKIEKELGVHHDILIDGERITTIDKITSFNPANKYEIVGTVGKADTDLAETAIMSARKSFQVWRDWQVKDRAGILFRTAAIIRYRKHEFSAYLVKESGKSWQEADADVARGIDFMEYYGRQMIDLEEREEINRSLIKYNQYLYQPLGIAVTISSSYFPFSTMVQTTVAPLVTGNTVILKPSSSTPIIAAKFVEVLEEVGIPSGVISFLPGSGEEVGDYLVNHPKTNLIIFTGSRDVGIRIWEQAAKVHPTQAHLKRAIVEWGGRDTIIVDNDVDIDMAAEELIASAFGFSARKRFTGSRAIIHQDIYKSLLERVIDLTNKLNVGDPFFPDNYMGPVTNQRAYLHIMSYLEVGKKEGRLVAGGIGDDSQGYFVRPTIFADVQPESRIMQEELFGPVIVFCKANDFEQALSIANNTKYGVTGALITNNHDHMERARYDFHVENLYVNHNCTENVFGNYPFGSFKSSGTDSKLGEQNYLHLHMREKVVLKKL; this is encoded by the coding sequence ATGACATATTTATACAAACGCGAACCATTTACAGACTTTACGCTGTCCCAGAACAAAAAGGAATTTCAAAATACTCTTGAAAAAATCGAAAAAGAGCTAGGTGTGCATCACGATATTTTAATTGATGGAGAACGGATAACAACAATTGATAAAATTACATCTTTTAACCCAGCAAATAAATATGAAATTGTTGGCACTGTAGGAAAGGCTGATACAGATCTTGCAGAGACAGCAATCATGTCTGCTAGAAAATCCTTTCAAGTTTGGAGAGATTGGCAAGTAAAGGATAGGGCAGGCATATTGTTTCGAACAGCAGCGATTATTCGTTATAGAAAACATGAATTTTCCGCTTACCTTGTCAAAGAGTCAGGAAAATCATGGCAGGAAGCTGATGCAGATGTAGCTCGAGGAATTGACTTTATGGAATATTATGGGAGGCAAATGATTGATTTAGAGGAAAGAGAAGAAATTAATAGATCTCTGATTAAATACAATCAATACCTTTATCAACCATTAGGGATCGCTGTTACAATTTCTTCAAGTTATTTTCCTTTTTCAACTATGGTACAAACTACTGTAGCTCCCCTAGTTACTGGAAACACAGTCATATTAAAACCATCTAGTTCAACACCAATCATAGCTGCGAAATTTGTAGAAGTGTTAGAAGAAGTTGGAATTCCCAGTGGAGTAATTAGTTTTCTTCCTGGAAGTGGAGAAGAAGTAGGTGATTATCTTGTTAATCATCCTAAAACCAATCTTATTATATTTACAGGATCAAGGGATGTAGGAATTCGTATTTGGGAACAAGCTGCAAAGGTACATCCAACACAAGCACATTTAAAACGAGCTATCGTTGAATGGGGAGGAAGAGATACGATTATTGTAGATAATGATGTAGATATTGATATGGCTGCTGAAGAACTAATTGCCTCAGCATTTGGATTCTCAGCTCGCAAACGTTTCACTGGATCTCGCGCGATAATACATCAAGATATTTACAAATCATTATTAGAAAGAGTGATTGACCTTACAAATAAATTAAATGTAGGAGACCCTTTTTTTCCAGATAACTACATGGGGCCAGTCACCAATCAAAGAGCCTATCTCCATATCATGTCTTATTTGGAAGTCGGAAAAAAAGAAGGACGTTTAGTTGCTGGAGGTATTGGAGATGATTCTCAAGGCTATTTCGTACGACCAACGATCTTTGCGGATGTTCAACCAGAATCGCGAATTATGCAGGAAGAACTTTTTGGCCCAGTTATCGTTTTCTGTAAAGCAAATGACTTTGAGCAGGCACTAAGTATCGCAAATAATACAAAATACGGTGTAACGGGCGCGCTTATTACCAATAACCATGATCATATGGAACGTGCGAGATATGACTTTCATGTAGAGAATTTATATGTTAATCATAATTGTACGGAGAATGTTTTTGGAAATTATCCATTTGGTAGCTTCAAATCATCGGGAACAGATTCTAAACTGGGAGAACAAAATTATTTACACCTTCATATGAGAGAGAAGGTTGTGTTGAAGAAGTTGTGA
- a CDS encoding ABC transporter substrate-binding protein, which produces MQNKTMFLLMLVITFIISGCSQTENQATNKQNNEQNLNVAFSGQPPSLDPHITTATEALEIARNIFETLVTLNENYEPVPMLAESVESSEDGKVYTFHLREGVNFHNGEEMTSEDVVASMNRWLEKASVAITFLPGATFEAEGLHTVVLKLEEPATDVLDIMAGRSQFPAIMPKDIIDSAPAEGVSEIVGTGPFELKEWKQDQHIHLKKFDNYSMLDEEPSGLAGRKEVFFDNVYFKVVSDSSTRLAGLETGEYDVAIQIPHNNFEKVNNLPNVNVYLDYSGTNNVYYNRKEGPMANEKMRQAVNIALDLDEIMLAAFADEELYEVDHNYMKPDQTNWNGESGKESFNQKDTERAKELLKEAEYNGEELILLTSRTYDYQYNSSVVLKEQLEQIGVNIKLEDYDWTGYQDRRNDLSKWDLVSVGGQGLLTTPSQLLALDSAFASGSDHPKITELLKLIRTAETQDKAREHWDELQGFLWNEYVPITIYGHQNSIVGTTSKLEDLSVLQGPIFWNTRMAE; this is translated from the coding sequence ATGCAAAATAAAACTATGTTTCTTTTAATGCTAGTAATTACTTTTATAATTTCTGGATGTAGCCAGACTGAAAATCAAGCAACAAATAAACAAAATAATGAACAAAATTTAAACGTTGCTTTTTCTGGTCAACCTCCATCGCTTGACCCACATATCACAACAGCTACGGAAGCTCTTGAAATTGCAAGGAATATTTTTGAGACCCTTGTTACATTGAATGAAAATTATGAACCTGTTCCTATGTTGGCAGAGTCGGTTGAAAGCAGTGAAGATGGGAAAGTATACACATTCCATTTGCGTGAAGGAGTAAATTTCCATAATGGTGAAGAAATGACATCAGAGGATGTTGTTGCTTCGATGAATAGATGGCTGGAAAAAGCCTCTGTAGCTATCACATTTTTACCAGGAGCAACTTTTGAAGCAGAAGGGTTACATACAGTAGTGTTGAAATTGGAAGAACCTGCAACAGATGTACTGGATATAATGGCTGGAAGAAGTCAATTTCCTGCTATTATGCCAAAAGATATAATAGATTCTGCCCCTGCTGAAGGTGTTTCAGAAATTGTGGGTACAGGTCCATTCGAGCTTAAGGAGTGGAAGCAAGATCAACATATTCATTTAAAGAAATTTGATAATTATTCAATGTTGGATGAAGAACCGAGTGGATTAGCAGGAAGAAAAGAAGTATTTTTCGATAATGTATATTTCAAGGTTGTTTCAGATTCTTCTACTAGATTAGCAGGCCTTGAAACAGGGGAATATGATGTTGCTATCCAAATCCCTCATAATAACTTTGAGAAAGTTAATAATTTACCAAATGTGAACGTTTACCTTGATTATTCTGGAACAAATAATGTTTACTATAATCGAAAAGAAGGACCTATGGCAAATGAGAAAATGAGACAAGCAGTGAATATAGCATTAGATCTTGATGAAATTATGTTAGCTGCATTTGCTGATGAAGAATTGTATGAGGTAGATCATAATTATATGAAGCCCGACCAAACAAATTGGAACGGTGAATCTGGTAAAGAATCTTTTAATCAAAAGGATACTGAAAGAGCAAAAGAGCTTTTAAAAGAAGCAGAATATAATGGTGAAGAGCTTATATTGTTAACAAGTAGAACATATGATTATCAATATAATTCTTCAGTAGTATTAAAAGAACAGTTAGAACAGATAGGAGTTAATATTAAATTAGAAGATTATGATTGGACAGGGTATCAGGATAGAAGAAATGACTTATCAAAATGGGATCTAGTGTCTGTTGGTGGGCAAGGACTACTTACGACTCCGTCACAATTATTAGCATTAGACTCTGCATTTGCTAGTGGTTCAGATCATCCAAAAATCACTGAACTTTTAAAGTTAATAAGAACTGCTGAAACTCAGGATAAAGCAAGAGAGCATTGGGATGAACTACAAGGGTTTCTGTGGAATGAATATGTACCAATTACAATTTATGGTCATCAAAATTCAATTGTAGGTACAACTAGTAAATTGGAAGACTTATCTGTTTTGCAGGGTCCGATATTTTGGAATACTAGAATGGCAGAATAG
- a CDS encoding dipeptidase: protein MNLLEKESKLLHKKTLLAELHSDYPVDLIRRKRSGEENVLRRIWFPKIAEGGVNVSNFIVGGDTLASGKTVEDVLEAISYLDSEISLDKQIEISKTVNEIRDNFSKGKTSIILGLEGVTPIGTKITNLQAFYKLGLRIAQLTWNKRNMAADGFAESRTRGGLTHFGVELVKEMNRLGIMIDMSHLSPQGVSDVLQTSRDPVICSHSNCLSLCNHPRNIDDETIKKIADKGGLVGVAFYPKYLRNDWQHTSLDDVITHIDYLKSLVGEDYIGLGPDFIHFSPELIHESPIPNYPEGLQEVDQLPNLTVELVRRGYTETSIEKIFGANFLRIAEEIWGE from the coding sequence ATGAATTTATTAGAAAAGGAATCTAAGTTATTACATAAAAAAACTTTACTAGCCGAACTTCATTCAGATTATCCAGTAGACCTTATTCGTAGAAAACGATCTGGTGAAGAAAATGTATTAAGAAGAATATGGTTTCCTAAAATAGCAGAGGGAGGTGTCAATGTATCTAATTTTATAGTGGGTGGCGATACATTGGCATCAGGTAAAACAGTAGAAGATGTTTTAGAGGCTATTTCTTATTTAGACTCGGAAATAAGTTTAGATAAGCAAATAGAAATTTCAAAAACAGTAAATGAGATTAGAGACAACTTTTCAAAAGGGAAGACTTCAATAATTTTAGGTCTAGAAGGTGTTACCCCTATAGGAACAAAAATAACAAATTTACAGGCTTTTTATAAGCTGGGACTTAGAATTGCTCAGTTAACTTGGAATAAAAGAAATATGGCTGCTGATGGATTCGCTGAAAGTCGAACAAGAGGAGGGCTAACACATTTCGGAGTGGAGCTAGTGAAAGAAATGAATAGATTAGGAATTATGATAGACATGTCCCATCTTTCTCCCCAAGGAGTGTCAGATGTTTTGCAGACATCCAGAGATCCTGTGATTTGTTCACACTCAAATTGCCTTAGTCTATGTAACCATCCTCGTAATATAGATGATGAAACAATAAAAAAGATAGCTGATAAAGGTGGATTAGTTGGAGTTGCTTTTTATCCTAAATATTTACGTAATGACTGGCAACATACTAGTTTAGATGATGTAATTACACATATAGATTATCTAAAATCGCTTGTTGGTGAAGATTATATAGGTTTAGGTCCAGATTTTATTCATTTTTCACCAGAGCTAATTCATGAATCACCTATCCCAAATTATCCTGAGGGTCTTCAAGAGGTTGATCAATTACCCAATTTGACTGTGGAGTTAGTGAGAAGAGGTTATACGGAAACTTCTATTGAAAAGATATTTGGTGCTAATTTTCTTAGAATTGCAGAAGAGATTTGGGGAGAATGA
- a CDS encoding dipeptidase — protein MNEVSKNLHKDLIVIDGTCPLGQDEKHMFRWKKGGVTVMAPTVAVNENAQETMYKIGTWYKRFHTHESQLMHIRSVDDIYEAKRLNKLGILFHFQNSLPIERNIDLLAIYQKLGVRIIQLCYNQKNHIGDGCDERTDSGLSEFGVQAIKEMNRLGIVVDVSHTGYQTTMEAIEISEKPVIVSHANVHKLHPVARNLKDDQIIALAQKGGVIGINGFPGFVSNKKNPTLDDFVDHIDYIVDLVGINHVAISLDFYEGMSSIMNDSEANQVYNQQLSDGRWKKETYPEPPWNYPNGLTLPDEFPNLTKILLERGYDEEDIRLIMGENFIRVFKDVWN, from the coding sequence GTGAATGAAGTTAGTAAAAATTTACATAAAGATTTAATTGTTATCGACGGTACATGCCCGTTAGGTCAAGATGAGAAACATATGTTTAGATGGAAAAAGGGTGGAGTTACTGTAATGGCTCCTACCGTCGCTGTTAATGAGAATGCTCAGGAGACAATGTATAAAATAGGAACTTGGTATAAAAGATTTCATACCCATGAATCTCAACTAATGCATATTCGGTCTGTAGATGATATTTATGAGGCAAAACGTTTAAATAAATTAGGGATTTTGTTTCACTTTCAGAACTCTTTGCCAATAGAACGGAATATAGATCTTCTTGCTATTTATCAAAAATTAGGAGTGCGAATAATTCAGCTTTGTTACAATCAAAAAAATCATATTGGTGATGGATGTGATGAAAGAACAGACAGTGGATTAAGTGAATTTGGTGTTCAAGCAATAAAAGAAATGAATCGTTTAGGAATAGTAGTTGATGTATCACATACAGGATATCAAACAACAATGGAAGCGATTGAAATATCTGAGAAGCCAGTGATTGTAAGTCATGCAAATGTACATAAACTTCATCCTGTTGCTAGAAATTTGAAAGATGATCAAATCATTGCTCTAGCCCAAAAAGGTGGAGTTATAGGAATAAATGGATTTCCAGGATTTGTATCAAATAAAAAAAATCCAACACTGGATGATTTTGTCGATCATATTGATTATATTGTGGATTTAGTAGGAATCAATCATGTAGCTATAAGTCTCGACTTTTATGAAGGTATGTCTAGTATTATGAATGATTCTGAAGCTAATCAAGTCTATAATCAGCAACTTTCTGATGGAAGATGGAAAAAAGAGACTTATCCTGAACCGCCTTGGAATTACCCTAATGGATTAACATTGCCAGATGAATTTCCTAATTTAACAAAAATATTGTTAGAAAGAGGATATGACGAAGAAGATATTAGATTAATTATGGGAGAAAATTTTATAAGAGTTTTTAAAGATGTTTGGAATTAA